One region of Oceanipulchritudo coccoides genomic DNA includes:
- the dsrP gene encoding sulfate reduction electron transfer complex DsrMKJOP subunit DsrP yields the protein MRTIFRIIFNGSPAYFIWVIFLLACIIQGLLAYAGQFTEGLIVTHMRDSVSWGFYIGNFTFLVGVAASAVMLVIPAYVYNWKPIKEVVIFGELLAVSAIIMCLLFVLVDMGHPERLWHMIPFIGRLNFPSSLLAWDALVLNAYLAVNTFVVVYLLWSAYKGEHYNTRIVIPLVILSIPLAVGIHTVTAFLYNGMASRPYWNSAILAPRFLASALCSGPAVLLILFQVLRRITSFEIKDDAIHKVAELMAYAMGFNLFLFGAEIFKEYYSNTHHVVHYEYLFFGLHGEPSPIAWYAWTSLVFSVVAFLLFVVPATRRNFFTMNLGAVMIYFSVYIEKGIALIIPGYTPDTLGQIYAYTPSITEIRVAAGIFGIGFLIFTLLVRIGIFLLFEKDNLVREDSALENKVGVVRPGEDQL from the coding sequence ATGCGCACAATCTTTCGAATCATCTTCAATGGAAGTCCGGCTTATTTCATCTGGGTGATCTTCCTTCTTGCCTGCATTATTCAGGGGCTTCTGGCCTATGCCGGGCAATTCACTGAAGGACTGATCGTCACCCACATGCGGGATTCAGTTTCATGGGGATTCTATATTGGCAATTTCACCTTTCTCGTAGGTGTAGCCGCATCAGCCGTCATGCTTGTGATCCCTGCCTATGTCTATAACTGGAAACCAATCAAGGAAGTGGTCATTTTCGGTGAGCTCCTGGCAGTATCAGCCATTATCATGTGCCTTCTATTTGTCCTTGTTGACATGGGGCACCCGGAACGCCTTTGGCACATGATTCCCTTCATCGGGCGGCTCAATTTTCCTTCATCCCTGCTTGCATGGGATGCCCTCGTCCTGAACGCGTATTTGGCGGTCAATACATTTGTCGTGGTCTATCTGCTATGGTCGGCCTACAAAGGAGAGCATTACAACACGCGCATTGTGATCCCGCTTGTAATTCTATCGATTCCATTGGCTGTTGGAATCCATACGGTGACGGCGTTTCTTTACAACGGAATGGCGAGTCGTCCTTACTGGAACTCGGCGATTCTTGCTCCGCGCTTTCTTGCCTCAGCCCTGTGTTCTGGGCCAGCAGTTCTGCTTATCCTCTTCCAAGTTCTCCGGCGCATCACCAGTTTTGAAATAAAGGACGATGCCATTCACAAAGTGGCGGAGCTGATGGCCTATGCGATGGGCTTCAATCTATTCCTCTTTGGAGCAGAGATTTTCAAGGAGTACTATTCGAACACGCACCATGTTGTTCATTACGAGTATCTCTTTTTTGGTCTGCATGGTGAGCCGTCGCCTATTGCTTGGTATGCATGGACTTCCCTGGTATTTTCAGTCGTCGCATTTCTCTTGTTTGTTGTGCCAGCAACCCGACGCAACTTTTTCACGATGAATCTTGGCGCTGTGATGATTTACTTCTCCGTATATATTGAGAAGGGGATTGCCCTGATCATCCCAGGATATACCCCGGACACGCTCGGTCAGATTTACGCCTATACTCCCAGCATAACTGAAATTCGGGTAGCTGCAGGAATATTCGGCATCGGCTTCCTGATCTTTACCCTCCTCGTCAGGATTGGGATATTCCTGCTTTTTGAGAAAGACAACCTTGTGCGGGAAGATTCAGCCCTCGAGAACAAAGTCGGTGTTGTTCGGCCGGGAGAGGATCAGCTGTGA
- a CDS encoding 4Fe-4S dicluster domain-containing protein: protein MNTPENKQSEKVNRRDAIKTLFTLAAAYTATGCKRDADALRSFFQTNFREMSPEQLASTVERWERRYEKRFDREVKVSTTPPQEDVLFGYALDVSRCIGCRRCVYACVEENNQSRDPQIHWIQVLEMDKAKGIDLMHADAYYDAEEVPQEDKFYFPVQCQQCENPPCVKSCPVGATWKEPDGIVVIDYDWCVGCRCCVTACPYGARHFNWTKPSLPVNQLNPDTEYLGNRPRPQGVVEKCTFCLQRARKGRYPACVEVCPVGARKFGNLLDPKGEIRYILENHRIYILKEELNTQPKFFYYFSI from the coding sequence ATGAACACACCCGAAAATAAACAGAGTGAAAAGGTCAACCGGCGTGACGCGATCAAGACCCTGTTCACCCTTGCGGCGGCCTATACGGCTACTGGATGCAAACGGGATGCAGATGCCCTGAGGTCATTCTTTCAGACCAACTTCAGGGAGATGTCGCCGGAGCAGCTTGCCTCCACTGTGGAAAGATGGGAACGGCGATATGAGAAGCGCTTTGATCGTGAAGTTAAAGTTTCCACCACGCCTCCCCAGGAGGATGTTCTGTTCGGGTACGCGCTTGATGTCTCGCGTTGCATAGGTTGCCGTCGCTGTGTCTACGCCTGTGTTGAGGAAAACAATCAATCCCGCGACCCGCAAATTCACTGGATACAAGTGTTGGAGATGGACAAGGCCAAGGGGATTGATCTCATGCATGCAGATGCCTATTATGATGCCGAGGAGGTTCCCCAGGAAGACAAATTCTATTTTCCGGTACAATGCCAACAGTGTGAAAATCCGCCCTGTGTGAAATCCTGTCCAGTTGGGGCGACATGGAAAGAGCCTGATGGGATCGTTGTCATTGATTACGACTGGTGTGTTGGATGCCGCTGTTGTGTGACAGCCTGTCCATACGGCGCGCGCCATTTCAACTGGACGAAACCAAGCCTTCCGGTGAATCAGTTGAATCCTGATACGGAGTACCTTGGCAATCGTCCACGTCCCCAGGGGGTTGTGGAAAAGTGTACATTTTGCCTTCAGCGAGCGCGCAAAGGCCGTTATCCGGCCTGTGTTGAGGTCTGCCCTGTCGGTGCCCGGAAGTTTGGCAACCTTCTCGATCCCAAAGGCGAGATCCGCTACATTCTAGAGAATCATCGGATCTATATTCTGAAGGAGGAGCTTAATACCCAACCGAAGTTCTTCTATTATTTTTCAATCTGA